DNA sequence from the Dreissena polymorpha isolate Duluth1 chromosome 3, UMN_Dpol_1.0, whole genome shotgun sequence genome:
tacgcaaaatacatatatttccGGTATAATCTGTTCAAAACATTATGCAGTAATTAAGCACCATATTCAAAACTATAAAActaatacatattttaaacaaggATTTTAACACATTCAATAACTTGTCTCTCGAATGATGAAACCATTATTTTATCACTGTTTTTACATTATTGAACAGGCCTACCACGATATCATAGTTTGACACAACTTTCCGTTTCATAAGGTGTTAGTTTAAAATTTTACTGGAAATTCGTAAGTCAACTAAacttttaaatgttcaatttaacgTAAGATAGCGATCGCCGGGTTTAATTGATTCAATATTAAATTCAAGATAAATAATAGTATCTCATCGAACATATTATACATACCGATAACGTAACTTTGTCTGCAAACTCTGCAAAAGTTGCGTTTGACGAAAAACTAACATCTTGTCCTTTTGATATCTTCAGTGTGATCTGCAGGTCAATTTGTTTGTAATTGTCTGAAATGGCCAACATTCTATAATATGTTTGCATATACACCATACATTTGGCTTTCTGTCGTGTAGGTATGAATGTCTTATCTCTTGTTTGTGTTTAATGATGatgaaacattttataaaaaagataTCTCCGCTTAAATATCAACCACAGTCATTTTACACGTTAACGGATGGTATTACTAATAGGTTTTCATTGCAATGTATTATCAGCAAAAGcgaaaatgaaacaaataatcgCCCGTCTGTATGTCCAATTTTAAGCAAAGCACGCAAAAGGCTGTTGTTGAATAGAGTTTGTTGAATGCATTAATCTGtttcgataaaacatataatagagGTAGATGttaatgtaaaaaatgttgtcaCAACAGATTAAATGATGAAACACtacactgttttaaatatttgGGATTTAGTGCACTCGCATACGCTTACACTGCTTTTTAAAACGAAAGCATGCATTTGAAACTGTTTTGGTGCTGCGATTATACTTATGGTGGGTGTACGACAACTACTggtaagaaataaacaaaaatcacCTGTACAGCTATCTTGTTTGCTGCTCGTTTTGAAACCCAGATTACAATGACACTCGTAACTACCACGTGAATTTACGCATGTCGAGTGTGAAGGGCATGTAGAGCCATAAGCTGACGCACACTCGTCGACATCTCTATTACATTCGGGGCCAGTCCATCCTGCGTCACACGTGCAGCTCCCGTTCACTGGGTTGCACACGGATGTATGTGTCATATCACACAAACACGTATTTGTACAGCCTTTGCCAAAACGGCCTTGAGGACATGCTAGAAAAGaaacagaaataaaaacaaagcaaCATAGATCAATGCAAGCACCTACTCATACATACATACGTTTTGTAAATAAAGAATTACTATGCGATTGTTAATGCAAAGCGCTTGTCCAATTCTACCACATTATTTGTACATCAGTTACGCGAATCTACCATCAACGTGAATACATGCTTGGTGAAATAGTGAATCTGGATGAACCTACCTTGACAAGGACCAAAGGAGTATTTCAGGTATCCGGGATTACATTCGCACGTAAAACTTCCTGACAGGTTTATACAGTGCGAATTAGTGGGACACACGTGTGTAGTATTCGAACATTCGTTGACGTCATCCGAGCAATTTTTACCTTGCCATCCTTTCAAACAAGCGCATGTTCCGTTCTTTGGATAGCAACTTTCAGTATTGGTAACATCGCATTCACACTTACTAGAGCAGTTCTCCCCGTAAGTCCATTTCATGCAATCTGAAAAGAAACCGCATAACCTTCGATGAAAAGTAAAGAGATATTAACTTGTAAGTAGCTACTGCACGTAATTACACAATACTCTTGCATTTGAACATACAAGAGGATGTACTGAAATgattattgtgttaaaaaatatgaCTAACATAGCACGCGGAAAATAATATTTGGGGAAATTAATACCGAGTTCTCATTAGCTCAAACGCTAttatatgtttcaaataaaaatggaGTTTTATACAAAAACTGGAGAAAGAACAAAACCTACCTGCACACGTGGCATTGTCGTTTTGAAGAAAATGTCCAACTTCACATTTACAGTTATACCCACCAACAGTATTGATGCATTCTTGGCTACACGTATGTCGGCCAGTCTCGCACTCGTTAAGGTCTGCAACAAATGAGCAAAGTTGTGTCCCTTTATATTCTTCTCCATGGACCTGTGAAGGACTAGTgacacacacacaccaacatACAAAACAGCCAGTTTACGCTAAAGAATTGAACACACATgaataataatatgaaatatatcaGAACCATTACAATGCAATCCGGCTTAACAATTCACAATTTGAATATATCGCCATACTTAAATGACTATTGTACCACAAGCTTCTTTCATTCCTATCAAAAACTATACATTGAAAGAAAAAACACATACTTTGAATTATGCATGTAAATATCTGGTACCTGTACAATTAGTCCCGTTGTAGCCATTTGGACAAACACACACAACCTCTTCATTGGAAACAGAACAAGTGGAATTTACAGAGCAGCGAACAAATTGATTTGCCGTGCACACTTTCTCAGCTGAAAAATCAACACACACCATTATCAAAATGTAGTTGCTTATATACGTAACATTTTCAAATCGTTAAATTATGTTTCTATTTTGAATAATAATCGAAAATATATAGCgaaatataagtaaaatagatTCATACCTTTATAATTTGCACTGGACAACTTATATAAATATGACACTTACGTATGCAAGATTTTCGGTCCGTAAGATCAAGGATAAATCCCGCTCCACAAAAGCATTTATAGCTACCGAGAGTGTTGATGCATTGTTGTTGACAGTTGTTGTCGCCATAGCACTCAtttatatctaatatataagtaaaaagataaataaaaataaatagatacataAATAAACGTATGCAGCGTTGGCAATGTGAATTTCTAGTATGATTTAAAATATAGCAATGCTATTCATTGGTGTTTATTTTAACAAACCATGGTGTCTCTTTCAAAAATGAAGTTAATATCATTTGAAACTCGCAGAAAACAATGCATGTCGAAAAAACCACaacataataaatgtacaaacatTGAATCTAAATGTACATCGCAGTCACATAGAACAATTTTAATTACACATTAACACAAAATGgttaatttacattgttaaaTTATATACCTGAACACGTTCCATTCATGACAACAAATCCTGTCCTGCAGTTACACTGGAAACTTCCTGGTGTATTGATACAAATCTGTTCACATAAATTCTTGTCAGCAGCTTGACATTCGTTAACatctaaacaaaacataatatttagtTCAGTACGTTTCTTTAGTTAAAATGACTATTTACGCCTTTGAACTGGTGATTAACAACAGTAAGTAGTTCTTAGCATTTTTTCTAGCCAAACCGGTTTTTGGTCATCTTAAATGTTTAGTCTTATTCTAATGTATAATATTGCATAAACGTAATTGTTTGATTTATTCGAAGACTCTCAGGGAAAGCCCATAATTCTAAAGAACGGCTGAGAGTCGCTTGCTGcgaacgattttttttcaatttggtcGTTTTCGGGCGGTTTTCATTCTTGTGTATATGAAACTCCTGAAAGTATGAGGTTATATAATTTTGTCCTTATCCACCAATACTTCAATAACATAAAGCCAACTAAAATATAACATGAATAAAACTGGCATTACCGCCTTTGAACGAAAAGTATTTTGGTGTTAAACCAGTTTTAAGGCTAGCCGACCCTCATACTTACACCAGAATTTATCACATACTAAACGAGCGTAAAAGACGAGTGAATCAAATActgtacacataattatattgtaCTAGTTTCTAAGTACCGGAAATCTATAAATAACATTGGGGGATAGGGTTTAAAGACattagttttgaaaaaaatcatctaaaaatattttaaacaaatttcgcGATGAAACTACGGAAAATTTAAAACACACTTTGTGTAAGAAAGATCGCAAACATGTTGCAACCACATATCAAAATAGTGTTCTTTTTCTAACAGCCTCTGGGTAATACAAGTTTACAACATGGAAGATATATACAAGGATGCTTTCTACTGCATCAACACAGCACATTTCGAACTGTTGAAGAATGTAATATACCCAACGAGAAAACAGTAGATAATTTATAGTTCGTATTCACTACTTTATAGAGAATGCCAAATATACACATACAATGATTTAAACTGTACATACTACTTGATCAACAATGcagttttgtattaaaaaaaaaagtttctttaTTGTGAGTGTTTGAGTTGGCTCACAATTGCAACGAATCAAATGGTTATATATTAACGatacatttacaaaaatgttttcaaGCATGCGCTaaattttggaaatagatttgATGATGATTAAATTGCGTATAGTCTTACATATACTTTAGTtattccattattatttatgaaatgaaCACAATCAATAATATTGCTTCATATGCTATAGTACACTTTCTTATGTGTAAAAACACCTTCATTTTTGTACAATATGGATGTCGTTATTATGTTTATCTTATAACTATAATGTTGCTGTTATATGTTTTTGGAAATTCGAAGTAGTCATTATATTGCTAAAGTGATATCAAGTTCTTCTCTTGCAAAACTTACAAAAAactgttttattcattttaaaagaaTGTACATAAAGAAAGTCAAAATGTAAATTCATTGTCACagtgtattgttttttaataagtgAAATAAACATATCGGCGTAATACAAGTCTATAATAACGAAATGTCCCAACCTTCGCAAATTCCCGATGCTATGTTTTTCTTGTAGCCTTCTTTGCAGACGCAAGAGGCGCTGCCAGGTGTGTTCACGCAGAGGGTATTGGGTTCGTTGCAGACTACTTGGTTATCCCTGCATTCGTCCACATCAACGTCGCAACTTATCCCTATCCAGCCCGGGTTACACGCACACCCTGCAAATAAATCAGATTGTATTAGTGCTTGCTGTAGTAGTTATAGCTGAAGCAGTAGAAAGCAGCAAAAACAGCAGGGGTAGTAACAGTtcttattatattttgtaaaatatattaaaatagttgtctcgctaaaataattttaaaataacacttaCCTACGGTACTATTACACACACCGTGGATGCACGAACACATTAGCGAACACTCTTTCCCATAATGGTACTTGTCACAATCTTAAAAATagttcataatttattttatccATAACCAAAAACCGTCGGTGTAATGGTTTAATTATAAACGCATtcgtttcaaaataaaaaatacgacGATCGAACAATTTGTCTGGCACAAAATAACAAGTATACACATCTCAATAGCAGCCCATTTTTCACACATTGAGTAGCCAAAACTCGTAACTATAGAAGCATGTGacgacatgtacaaaaaaaagagttattcagtttttatttcattttaattgtgaTAACAATATTACACACCTGTACATATCCGTTTGTTATTTTGCAGCTTCATACCGACAGGGCATTCACATACATACGAGCCAACTGTATTTGAACACGTTGCTTGTTCGGAACATTTGTTTTCCTCCCCACATTCGTTGATATCTGTTAAGcgaatattaaacaattatatttattctTTGTAACATTCTTATATAACACTACCTTTTCAAAATGTGTGTGTACGTGTTCAAACGTTTTTTAAAATGGATTTAGGTAAACAAGATATTTAACGCGTATAAACTCGTTTTACCCAGACCAGAAAGTAGTACAATTACGGCTGGATTATTTTACCTGTACAAGTCTGATTATCAGAGGCAAGGTTAAAGCCTTGCGGACACTGGCAAGATGGAACCTTGTCTTGTACCACACAGTAGCCGGTACATGTCAGATTGCGGAgttctttgcaaaaatctttcACTTCAAGAtatcaactattttatattttcaaaatacagaAACCATACATGTTATCGAgaaatttgtaatgttttattgtaaaaataagaTGGTCTAAAATTATTAAAAGATACAATAAATACACcgataaaatgaaaacaatttggaGGCAATGTCATTCCTTCACAAAACATAATAATCAGTTTTCAGTTTGATATCGTCTATACGCTGCTTTAATAGAACACATCATACCTTTACTACACGACTCTCTGTCGTCGTTGAGTCTGTATCCGAAATAACAGTAACAGTTGTAATATCCTGGATGGTTTTCGCACATCTGTTCACAGTCCGCCAATTCTAAATGGCACTCATCTATATCTGAGAATGAAGACAAGCTTTACTGACTACTTTAAATCGTTTCTTTGACTTCGCAAGAAATGCTCAGTGTGACActgaatacataaacaatatcaaatgctttttttgaaaagtgtcaatatatgGGTCTGTTCAACAGCAGACCAAATGCGTGAAGCTCACATGCCATGTAAATCCAAACTCTGTCACACACAGTTAACGTAAAATAATAGGTTGCATAATGGGTTGTAGAGAACAGTACTTGGGATGACCAATTAGCATTTGTTTGATACTTTATAATGAATACCGTCTTCACAAAGGACCTTTTATAGGGTAAATGTGAATCAGGAACTGAATCTGTGACATGAAGCCACTAGAAAATGTTTCCAACCCACGCTAAATCTTTGTATAAAGAACGTTAATTATTACCAGAACAATGTGTCAAGTTAACCTCTGTGTAGCCTGATTTACATCCACACGTGTAGCTTCCTTCTGCGTTCAAACACGTCTGAGTGCACTCGTTCAACCGTGGATCCGAGCATTCGTTTATGTCTGGAACAAGCAATATGCATCCAAATACGTTATATCATAGAGAAATGTTTAGCTTTATAACGCAATACATAATAATGTTGTATTGTGTATTGTTTGAGGTATGCTTTAAGGAATGCGTTTGTTTGTGGATATTATTAAAGATGCAATTTCGAGTATGGGGACAAAGTTTTGCTTTTAAGCAAGTAAAATTTCGTAGTTAATCGataaatctttatttaaataacttaCTTTAAAACCATAAtataacactaattataataaaatttaatatttaaacaaaattttattatAGATGTATACTTATTTTGATTAGAAAATACCAAACCTCGGCAAAATCCGCTAGCATCTTCCTGGTACCCTTGCAAACAATCACAGCTGTACGAGCCCATGTTGTTACTACAGGACTTTCTTGTATCACCACAGACTCTTGGATTCTCCTTGCACTCGTCGACGTCATCGTCACATGAACTTCCTGTCCAGCCACGGGAACACATGCAGCCTCTCACATGATCGCATCTCTCTGCACCTCGTCCGGTACATGCGCAAGTTTGGCCACAATTTGTACCCCAGTTCGGTACCTCACATGCTTTAAGAATCGAAGGTAAACATTCACATAAAATGATCACCTGTCAATTACTCGTTAAATCTATCAAGTATTTATTTCAGTTTAGGTTGCATATACTTACGTTTACACCAGACCTTGTCTACTAGCTGATAACCCGCTATGCAGCTGCACTGAAAACTGCCGATCGTGTTCATGCAGTCTTGTGCACAAATATGTTGAGAGCATTCGTCAACATCTGCAAATAAAAACTGTTATCGTGTGTTTGCTCATAAACTAAAATGATTGAATATATCGCTGTGGGTTTATTTGCCACGGAATGTGCATGTAACGTAAAATAGATATATACAAAAGACGTACCTTGACATCGCAACGATGTTTCATTTAACCTGAGGCCTGCATCACAGAAGCACGTGGTATTATTTCCAACATCCAGGGTGCATCCCGAAGAACTACTGCAGTCGAGTGTTGAAGCAGCACATGGATCAGAATCATCTGTAGCATTGCAATTATGATTTTGAAACATATTTCTGTTATGTGacttaaatagtttattaatggtgcattcataatataagataTCGATTTAATTAAACAATCGTAAAAGCATGAACACACAAAgtttaatgtttctttttatttgcggcctttttatatatttttatgtgcaAACAAATTGTCGCCCATCACACACATATTGTAATACTTTGTTTTTCCTAGAAAcgtactgtgtttttttttcaaataaatatgaatatgttcCAACtaaaaagagaaaacaaataCGGATACCTCGTGAACATGTAAAATTTGAAACATTGAAGGTAAAACCAGGCTGACATTTGCAAAGAAACCCGCCGATCGTATTGTCGCAGATCTGAGTACAGTTGTGAGTAGCCTCGTTGCACTCGTTGATGTCTATATAAAATAGAAAACTATATTATTGCAGTTATGCATAAAAAAAAAGCAACTACGAGTTAAAACAGTTCAACTAGACAAAAAttcatgtttataataaaaataaaatgtaatttgtctttaaagaaaaaaagaccAAAAGGTAACATCTTAACCCATTAATGACTAACGTCTTGAAAAAAGGAATTGGaaaacatcgtagacccagatgagacgccgcatgatgcggcgtctcatccgggtctgcgctgtttgcttaacagaatttctgttagaaatattctaaatatagaaataaatatactagacatccctaattttggaaataaattgatccaatttagaaggatgggagagtacactaggcataaatgggttaaataccaTCAGGAATTGTATTTTTATACTAGTGAAATATTGGAGTAGACACTTTCTTTTATTCCAATGAAAACTCATTGAAGCTAATTAATTACTTCATTAAACGATtaagtatataaaatatatcttgTGATTTCTGTTATGTGTTTggcttttttaaaatataaatctacATTATATATAATACAGACTTTACcgaatttattatatttatcaaatCTTTTTTACGCCTCGTACCGATGCATGTATGTTCGTTGCTTGGATCGACTCGATATCCTTCCTTACAACCGCAGGAGTAACTTCCCTCAGTATTGATACAGAGTTGATCGCAGGGACGACTGCTACATTCGTCATTATctatacaatattatttttttaccttagtttttttttgcatttcaaaGCAAGTTTAACAAAACGTGCGAATGGAACATCATGATCTATGATACATGAATAGGTGAGTGTTAACACTCCATACTTTACATTGAAAATGGTCTTATTGGATGTTAACATAAACATCGTcatttacacacacaaaacatCACAACAGCCAGTTCAATAATTAAATAGTTGATTACGGTTTGTTTaagcaaataaactatttatttctatTGATCCACGATCCTATTTTTTTCAGGAATAagaatatcaataaaataattacGAAAAATGTTAATTTGAAAGCAGATGTATAAAACAAAAAGTGCATACCAATGCAATCGTTTGTATTAGGCACTGAAGCATATCCCGCTGGGCAAGGATAACACGAGTATGTATTGTTCGGTGGGACGTTTGTACAGTTTCGTCCTAGAGTGCAGGGACTTCCAGCACACCAGTCTAATGTTTTATCACAATCAGCACCTGAAAtagaataaaacaattataagaaTATAATGCTGATGTAATCCAAAACAGAGGGTTGTTTTCAACATAATGGTAAACGCAGTAATTCACGCGAGTAAAGTATCTAAATATATACCAATAAAACAAACTTACTTTTCATAAATTATCTAAATGCAAAATAAACGTACCTGTACAATATATGATGTTTCTTCTTTAAATACTATATCCTAATGATACACGAAtttcataatttaacaaaatgtatctCATTTTTGGACATGTTTGTCCGTCCGGTATTGATAGTATCTAAGAGTTTGcaatatttgttattgttattcatcCAGCTTTCACTAACCTGTGTATCCAGCGTTGCAAACGCATGACGAATACTTGAAATATGCATTCTCTCGAGGGTCCTGTCGCACGGTCGTAGAGCAGTGTCCATTACCATGGCACCCAGTGCAAAGTTGTACCGCAACAGTATGTTGCTGTGATTGCTTTCCATCAGCATTGACTGCAACGAACCTACAGTTGAAATGTACCTATTTGACTCCATTGTCTTGATTCAGTGATTCATATGTTTTGAAGAACTAATATATATGCCTTCAACGTAATTATCATCAATAAAAGTAATGGTGCATTTATCTTGGTAGTGATTTTAGCATTcaaaaatgaaaccatgtttttcATCAcggaattaaaaaaagtaaatatatgtgTAAATTGAGTTCAGATGTCAAAGCATCCATGCATCTTTACCATACCTCTATAAGGTTTTAATTTATGTTAGGCTTTAGCAATGTCTATAAtgggttttattattatttataccatatGTTGTGTGGAAGGTCATCTGTCTGTTTGAAATATAGCGTCTTCGACGTTCTGTTATATGTTGTTCTATTACTTTCGTTTTTTACAAATGCGATATCTAATTCATCTGCAAGATTTAATTGACACGATATGTGTTCTCCAACTGTTGCATTAACGCTACAAGTATTATTGATTGTTGGCACAACTTTTGCTGAAaatagagtgaaatgtatatttaagttttgatttcattttcaattttgaGATGTGAAAAGCGAAACAGCAATAACAACTAGTTTTATACAATGTAAATAGTTTCACTCGTAAAATGCATACCATGATTTATCATTGTTAAGAACGACTCATATTTGTGATAGgttacttatttgtttttaaagttgaGCATGAAATGGTTGCTGTAAAATgagtaaatcacattaaaatacaaaaaactaTTCTCGTATTTCATGTGAAAACGCACTTACTCTATGGTTGGTTTGTTAAAATCACATATGTTTTAATGTGAACTTCATCTAAAGTGAATGATATATGC
Encoded proteins:
- the LOC127873561 gene encoding fibrillin-3-like, whose translation is MQPLSGGFYFSHPSFSPRDHEVNDVIMKDKCCTKSDYCNLYYELHPTGTCYTDSPFNFGSFWGDPHMRTLDGMNYTFNGLGEYVLLSIQTSNATFSLQARTERAKKADGNISDATIFTAFAARDHTNSSLHIELNTAKDDLILYGNELDLTKTLKDFGNDRFAFNSPTMSIYGVDGVLRVSFLETGITLEIGKEARMLSLDTIVPKTFNNVTKGLLGNFDGDPFNDFVYPNGSLLHFNASDLEIFRFGQTWSVNDSSSVFIYEDGKSHSDYHNASYVPRFLDTFDKETIIKAEKICGSVNVECVFDYVFTLNSTIAKTTSNISETIDINAKEIAKVVPTINNTCSVNATVGEHISCQLNLADELDIAFVKNESNRTTYNRTSKTLYFKQTDDLPHNIWFVAVNADGKQSQQHTVAVQLCTGCHGNGHCSTTVRQDPRENAYFKYSSCVCNAGYTGADCDKTLDWCAGSPCTLGRNCTNVPPNNTYSCYPCPAGYASVPNTNDCIDNDECSSRPCDQLCINTEGSYSCGCKEGYRVDPSNEHTCIDINECNEATHNCTQICDNTIGGFLCKCQPGFTFNVSNFTCSRDDSDPCAASTLDCSSSSGCTLDVGNNTTCFCDAGLRLNETSLRCQDVDECSQHICAQDCMNTIGSFQCSCIAGYQLVDKVWCKPCEVPNWGTNCGQTCACTGRGAERCDHVRGCMCSRGWTGSSCDDDVDECKENPRVCGDTRKSCSNNMGSYSCDCLQGYQEDASGFCRDINECSDPRLNECTQTCLNAEGSYTCGCKSGYTEVNLTHCSDIDECHLELADCEQMCENHPGYYNCYCYFGYRLNDDRESCSKVKDFCKELRNLTCTGYCVVQDKVPSCQCPQGFNLASDNQTCTDINECGEENKCSEQATCSNTVGSYVCECPVGMKLQNNKRICTDCDKYHYGKECSLMCSCIHGVCNSTVGCACNPGWIGISCDVDVDECRDNQVVCNEPNTLCVNTPGSASCVCKEGYKKNIASGICEDVNECQAADKNLCEQICINTPGSFQCNCRTGFVVMNGTCSDINECYGDNNCQQQCINTLGSYKCFCGAGFILDLTDRKSCIPEKVCTANQFVRCSVNSTCSVSNEEVVCVCPNGYNGTNCTDLNECETGRHTCSQECINTVGGYNCKCEVGHFLQNDNATCADCMKWTYGENCSSKCECDVTNTESCYPKNGTCACLKGWQGKNCSDDVNECSNTTHVCPTNSHCINLSGSFTCECNPGYLKYSFGPCQACPQGRFGKGCTNTCLCDMTHTSVCNPVNGSCTCDAGWTGPECNRDVDECASAYGSTCPSHSTCVNSRGSYECHCNLGFKTSSKQDSCTDNYKQIDLQITLKISKGQDVSFSSNATFAEFADKVTLSLRIYVLRFITNFGIVVNTLRTGNLVVDFTLFYEDTVDASTRITHALLDLAKGTQMKYDGETVQAISAPLAYPTVLCGLFEKVNGRCEYGTICDVTDDGELACIADIVPSDTVNVKLIIGVSVSGGLLLAIGIFTAICIVVKRKARNANKHSNRLENLKRSDGQGGKVFLRLGNEPDSPRHRTWRSMALEFNQDSAKIPRIVVDDTSSSTK